The Tigriopus californicus strain San Diego chromosome 10, Tcal_SD_v2.1, whole genome shotgun sequence region AGCGGGAGCATTCGAGGCACAAACATGCTCGCAAAAAACGCTCTAGGTCACGATCACGTTCGAGATCGAGGGATGACGGTCGAAAGCGGAGTCAtaagaaaacgaaagaaagaaggcgCTCTCGATCACGAGATCGTGACCACAATCGGCGACGGGACGACCCCTCCAGGTATGTAGTATCTTGTTGTACTTTCTGTGTTTATGAATGTTTTAACCAATTATCGCGTTTTCTAGGAAAGAGCGAAGCGCTCCTTATGAGGATGAATTGAGGAAATACtccaaggaaagaaagaaaagcaaaaaacacaGGTCAGTCAGGACGGCCCCCTCCCTCTTGTCGGTGTAAACATAGCCTTCCATGACTCAAATCGTCATGAAGCAATTTGGCAATCACTTTCTAACCTGATTTAGTTTTGCAGACGATCCCGGAGCAGAAGCTAACAATTGGATCAGTTAACTTTACTGGGCTCTACAATGACAATTACCAGCATCAGTACAACCACTACAAAAACTACATCCAAACTAGGCACTCCAAGGCACATGCTTTTCCAGTTATTGTGGCTTTACTAAAAATGTTTGTGAATGGATGTCCTCAAAGGATGCTTATTTTGCCACAAAAATTATTGTGACCTCACTCTGAATATAATATGTATGCAATGATGCGAAATGCGTCGAgacaaaatattatttcgaTTTAGGTAAATAACCTAGCTTGTTCACTCGTTCTCTTGTACACAAATTTAACTTGAGAGTCCTAAAAATAGGTTGACAACGCTGGGTTCGTACTTATACATAACATCAGTTTCAACATTGGTCTTCCAAGCAGAGTTCGTTGGATTTGGGGCAAAAATCTGGAAGTGAATCCCGAATAGCTTGGATGTTTTCCGATTCCTCGCGTAAATAGTTGAGCTCTCTTTCCAGGTCTCGAACTGAGGCCGTCTGAAAAATGAGTTGAGGGTaaaatcaaaagcaaaggATGTGTGATTGAGATGATTTAAAGAGGGCTTAACCGTCACCCACCACGACCATATGAATTATATATGAACCATCACCAATACTAAATAAAATGTAAGGTTTGCTTTCCCCAAGCACTTATAGTCAAATTTGCCTTGTGATTGGGCTACCTAAGGTTCCAAACGGATACGGTTCCAACATGAATCTGGGAGTGATTCCCGTATTTCTCTGATGCTCCTCATCTCCGATTTGAGACGCTCAACTTCTCGACTGTAGTATCTAAGAAGCGTAGCCTAAGTTGAGGGCAATTGGTTTTAGAATGCAGTTCCACATAATTGAAACATAAACGGAACTCAATCGATCCAGATTTTTAAGCACAAACCCTTTACGTACCTGTCTCTGTTTAGCAGAAACCAAATCCTTTAATCTTTGATCAAGATCCTCGGCTTGGAATTGCTCCTCCGCTTCTTCAACTCTTCGAGCAAGCTCTTCCAATAGCCCTGGCTCTAGAAAGGTGAGGTTTCGTTTTGACCTTTGATTAAATACAAATTTCAAGAGCACATATATAAATAGTTCTTTAGATGCGTACCAGGTTCCACAACTCTTGAAAGAATAGCTGCAATTTCTTCGAGCTCTTTCTTGGCTTGGGCTAGCTTTTGATTAGCACGGGCAGCTTTTTGCTGAGCTTCATTAGCTTTGGACAGAGcctgaagaaaagaaaaaggttttcaaaGCTCATGTATAAGGAGGACCATTTTCCCCCATGTTACCAAAATTGCCGCTTGTTCGTCCTCAGTGGCGATCTCTTCTTTGCTTTCCACAACTTCTTTGGTTTCAGCCAACTTAGTAGCTAGAGATCGAGCAGAATCTGCCAATCCATTTGCTTGTTCCAAAGTGATTTCCGACTGAGAGCTAATGTTGGCCGCCCTCTCGGAAGCTTCGCCCGCAATATTTTGGGCATCAGTGGCGACGTTTAGAGCTAATTTGGCCGAAATGTCAGCTCCAACCATATCGTTCCTGGCTTTGGCTGTTTTTTCTTCGGCTTCTCTGATCATGTTCTCAATATCGTTAATGTTTTCCATTGCTGCCCTGGCCGTTTCCTCATTTTCGCTCACTTCACTTTCAAAACCTGCCCAGAATCAAAGTGTATGAGTAAAACCAGATTGATAGAGAGTAGAGCAAGTTTCAACTTGCCTTTCAGAGTTTTGAGAGTGTTTTGAGCATCCTTTAAGACGTTGTTCCCAGTCTTAACAGAATCCAGTGCCCGCGCCCGATGACTGTCAATTTCTGCCAATTGTTCATCAATTTGCCGTTGTTGAGCATCGGCACGTCGAAGGAGATCCTCCAACTGAACACGCCTATCTTGAGCTTCGGTTAGTAATTGACCGTTCTCGTAAAGGAGTCTGGTGGCGTCATCTTGGATTCGCTTGGATTCTTTCGACACCTTGACGGTTTGATCTTCAAGTTGCGCATTGTCGACCTCGGGGATCTCCAGCGAGTTGGCTTGCTGGTAAATGTTGAGTGCTTCATTGTATGCCTCGGTGGAGTCACGTAGAGTTTGAGACGCCAGGCTTTGAACGGTTCGAAGTTTGTCTCCCATGTCCCCGATCTGAACCTCCAAAACCGTAATTTGATTGGCAGTTCGGTGTTGTTGTTCCAAAGCATCCCGGGCTAAGTTATACGCTTCGGTAGATTTATCATAAGCTTGCCTGGCAATGCTGGATATTTCATTGGCGTCTTCAACTTGGCtaaaaggacaattttgtgATTAGAATGGGCATTCTCAAATCATATCGCTTTGCTTACCCGTCTGCCAATGTTCTCGCTTCTCGTGCGATGGCGGTCATCTTTTCGCTCTCCTCTCCGAACTTCTTCGATCGCTCTTGAGCTCGGCGCAAGGCTTCTTGTCCCTGAGTATCTAATTGACGTTGAGCTAACTTAAGACCCTCTCGAGCTCTTTCGACTATGTCTTTGGCCATCATCATGTCTCTTTGTGCTTCAGACCCTTGATTTTTGGCATCTTGGACCTCTTGGTCGGCTTCCATGATCAAGTTGATGACTTTTTCTAGTTTGATGCGAAGGTTTTCTAATCTGTCTCTCAAAGTGCCCCCTTCTTCATTTTGGGAATTGATCCGAGCATCGGCCAACGTAGATTTTACGGTGACTTGAAGTTGTCTCAACTGGTATTCAAAGTCTCCGCCGACCGGCTCTGGGTTTTCAGCGATTTGTTGCAATAAGTTATCCAGGGCAGCCAAGTTCCTCCGATGCTCATTGGTTGCATCCTCGATTAAATTGTAGCAATCATCGCAAGGCTCACAAATCTTTTCCCCATACCCTCCTGTGTCTTTGGTGCGAGTATTCTCCATACAGCGGTCGCATTGTCGACCTTCCACCTAAAATAGTCCATGCAAGGTATTGCACATGATATTTTGGTACAACATGTGTCATTGTTTGTATTGCACCTTGTCTCGACAAGGACATTGTCCCGTAATAAGGTCACATTGCAGATCTGTCGATCCAGTTGGATCGCAATCGCAAGGTTTGCATCCGTCTTGAgagaatccaaaatgatacGGAAGGCACATGTCACATCGTGGTCCAGTCACACCCTCTCGACAATGACCTAAAGAGAGCAAGGTTTCGTTCAGATAAGTACCCACATGTACACAGTTTATCGGGGATTGCCCAGCAAGCTTACACTGTCCAGTTTGCACATGGCAAGACGCGTTGAAAGATCCAATTGTGTCGCAATTGCATGCCTCGCATCCCTGgagattgaaatcaaatcgACATTAGTAAGTGGCTATATTTCATCATAATGCTGTCTCGTTTACATACAATGCCACTATCCAAGTTGAAATAACCATCGGCACATTTGTCGCAATCCCGCCCCACTACGTGAGGTTTGCAACTGCAATCACCCGTGAAGCCATTGCAAATTGGAAGGAAAGTTTCATCATTATGGTTTGTGCCCACCGGGTAGCACTGACATGGTTGGCAACTGGGTGGATCGCCCGgttttttcaaagccaaggcGTCGCCAAAGAACCCAGATTTACATCGCTCACAATTAAATCCATCCGTATTGTCGATACAGCGTAGACATTCGCCGGTGGTGCTGTTGCAATTACCGATGGCATTAGAATCCACGTTATTGTTGCAATCGCATTTTAGGCATGGTCGAACTGGTCCCAGACGACCCATAGGGTCTCCAAAATAGCCATCTTCGCACAACTCACATCGAGGACCTGCACAGGTTAGTAGCCAAGTTTGAGTTCCAGTTTTTCagttcttcaaaagaaatgaatacaTATGCGTTTGCCGTACCTCGTCGACCGATGGGACATTCTATGCAGATTGGACTCTCAGGATTGCCGTAAATCTCCATACAAGCACCTCCATCTGGGCAAGGACACGGCTGACAATCGTCTGGGTTTCCTGCCAGTGCATTACCATAGTAACCTTTCTTGCAACGTTCGCAATTGTGGCCCGATGTGTTATCGCGACAAGCGCATTCGCCTGAAAAGAGCAAAACTAATGAGGGCCTGTCCAGGAATCCAGGAACCCCTGAATTCTGACCTTCATGTGAATCGAAAGGTGAGGACGTTCATGGAGCAGTAGATAATCTAGATTTCATTACAAACAATATGGATTCTTAATTGACTTTATGTTTGGTGGGAAACTGAACTTGTTTGTGCAAATATCTTACACAATAGATGTACTTGTCATTAATAATTTTATGCATGAATAAAATCACCTTCCAGTGCTGGTTGATGACCAATCAGTGtatcaagatatttcaatgGACTATCGTGAAAATATACTCATTGCTTTTGGACACTCCTGCCGAGGTTATTTCGCCACCGGCCAACTGGTAGTCGCTATCCTTGAGTTCATAAGAGGACAATCGCGGTCAAAAtaccttttcaagttttgaaggaaatgCCCTAACAAATGTCATCCAattaaattgtttttttgaaagtttcatgTTTCTATACATGCATACAAGTGTTTTAGCCTGTTAGCCTGTACATTAAAGTTATTCATTATATTTTAGGAGCTAGAAAAGTGTCATGGTATGATTTCCTTCAAAGGAGCCCTGAACATTATTTGGACGACAAAGTTCCAAAGGCGCATGCTTGTGTGGATAAAAATCAGAAATTGATATTATTTCataataaaagaaaagtaagtttCCAAAAAATAATGTATTTAAATGCATTTAGAAATAAGCCTGCAATTGAGATTATACAGGAAATCTTCCAAGATTCAAAGCTATAAAGTGTTgcgattcaaattttgaatctaATGTTTTAagattgtttgtttgcttaCAAAGATTTTTCAGGTTCTAGAAATGTCTTAGCAATATTTTGCATTTGTCTAATAAACGgatattttctcattttaatTAGGTACATAAATAACTTAttacttggttttctatgattaCGTACAACACCATTACAAGgaattgggacattgaagcagaaaaagaaaatgacgtcatgaccattttttggTAGGTGATTTGAACTTTTGGGTCTTAATAGCTCTTTATAAAGAGATTGAATTAtattttcaagtcattcatCCTTGAAAGGAAGTATTCATCtaagtttgcttttttttctttatataCAACTGTTTTTTCGAAACcattggaaatatttttagTCTAATATCATGAGatgtattttggtttgttattACTGaggatgtgcaaaaagtgcatATATATGTGGccaattatgcaaataaaCGTGCGTTAAAAATTGTCGATAAtgcaaaaacatgcaaaaaacCGTTCAACATGCCAATGCTTGTGGAAATCCTAAAGGGTGGGAAGGATTAAGTCCTGGTACACATGCCCAACTAAAGAGCAAAGCTTGCAATTGACTTTCAACCTCTTGCTTACTACTTTGTAAGATGTTGATCTGTGCCTCATAGACCCTTGTCAACACCATTTCCGATGATTCATACATTAGCCAAATCATATGCAcaacttgaaggaaaaaatccaaaaaataacGGCAATTTATCTAGAACTACAGAAAAATGCCCCACATTGATATCAACGTCACTCTTAAAAAATGGGTATGCTTTTgctatagggcatgtcaagtgaaggaaatttaaggaaaaatgtggcccggcaccctgattttggggagggagaactaatGGTCCAATTACACAACtcaaattttatcacataAATTCAACAAAAGAGCGATTCACAACTCACAGGCAACCCTCTTGTCGTTTAAACTTCCAGagtatttttcattgaactttATTTGTGTTCTCATTGAACACTGATGAAAAACTGGCAAAAGAAATAAGCCGTAGGAGAACAAAAACTAGTGAAAAGTGATTTTGTGTTAGAATAAGTAGCCCTCTAGATTAAAGTAATGATTTTAATTAACAGCAATGATTATGATTATCAGCAATATATTACATTTGTTGTTGCCTTATGGATTTGAGTTTTATCAACTTGATTGTTTGAGTGGGCCTTGGATTGGTGGAAACAATGATCTAATACAAAATACTATTTAAAAGAGTTTGAAGCTAGTTCAAAATCcattcaagtgaaaaaaatgccattcatATGATGCTAGATCAATGAAGATGAGTCATTACCGTCATTAACTCCTTTTTTGAATGGTTCAATTTGATAGAAATAGCGCAAAAATAGAGATTGCACACCTACGTGAAGTCTCTTGCTCTTTGCCTTTCAAGGCGACCACATTTGGCTTGTTACAATTGTTCTtgatgaatttatttttttcattttgatgctgaaatctccattttagtttgctgATCAAATTGCAGTTGTATTTAATctgttgattgacaaatttgacccCAAAGAAAAGAGCTCACTGGCTCTGTTACTCATCAAAATATTCTCAGTTTGGTCATGCTTAATCGTGCTGGGAGCGATTCTTCCAATGAAGCTGTAAAGTCTCTCACAGATCGCAGAAAGTTGGAGCAGGTTCCGAGTCCAAACTGTGAGCCTGTGAGGCTCCAAT contains the following coding sequences:
- the LOC131889576 gene encoding laminin subunit gamma-1-like isoform X3, giving the protein MFRLWAWVFLCFTPGGRFQNFPGSGESYLEATELKNAKACDCNGWSNRCRFNEQLYQERGRGGECLDCEGNRDGPNCERCRINHFFSPIQDAFGRTPCEACNCDPTGSRNLQCSPEGQCECKPGVTGPKCDQCEANYWNFGSLGCQSCGCYPDGSANNNPNCDTMTGDCYCKQNVEGQRCDRCKAGHFHIDKGNEFGCTPCFCYGHTSECDLSGGFTQTVIRSDFSRSSEDWTSKEDQQDLPLKYDGINKYIGVQSSGYSSGPAYFLAPPGYLGDQRASYNQDLKFKLRINDVGPRPSVEDVIIEGGGAKTTRITLSITDQNNPQPSYEMQDYTYRLHENPEFGWSPRLSSKDFMAILANITGVMIRGTYVNHGVGFLDEIRLGSAQRGGSGSPATWIERCNCPEGYQGQFCQLCQQGYHHNSGGPFARCIPCSCNGHADICDAETGECACRDNTSGHNCERCKKGYYGNALAGNPDDCQPCPCPDGGACMEIYGNPESPICIECPIGRRGPRCELCEDGYFGDPMGRLGPVRPCLKCDCNNNVDSNAIGNCNSTTGECLRCIDNTDGFNCERCKSGFFGDALALKKPGDPPSCQPCQCYPVGTNHNDETFLPICNGFTGDCSCKPHVVGRDCDKCADGYFNLDSGIGCEACNCDTIGSFNASCHVQTGQCHCREGVTGPRCDMCLPYHFGFSQDGCKPCDCDPTGSTDLQCDLITGQCPCRDKVEGRQCDRCMENTRTKDTGGYGEKICEPCDDCYNLIEDATNEHRRNLAALDNLLQQIAENPEPVGGDFEYQLRQLQVTVKSTLADARINSQNEEGGTLRDRLENLRIKLEKVINLIMEADQEVQDAKNQGSEAQRDMMMAKDIVERAREGLKLAQRQLDTQGQEALRRAQERSKKFGEESEKMTAIAREARTLADGQVEDANEISSIARQAYDKSTEAYNLARDALEQQHRTANQITVLEVQIGDMGDKLRTVQSLASQTLRDSTEAYNEALNIYQQANSLEIPEVDNAQLEDQTVKVSKESKRIQDDATRLLYENGQLLTEAQDRRVQLEDLLRRADAQQRQIDEQLAEIDSHRARALDSVKTGNNVLKDAQNTLKTLKGFESEVSENEETARAAMENINDIENMIREAEEKTAKARNDMVGADISAKLALNVATDAQNIAGEASERAANISSQSEITLEQANGLADSARSLATKLAETKEVVESKEEIATEDEQAAILALSKANEAQQKAARANQKLAQAKKELEEIAAILSRVVEPEPGLLEELARRVEEAEEQFQAEDLDQRLKDLVSAKQRQTASVRDLERELNYLREESENIQAIRDSLPDFCPKSNELCLEDQC
- the LOC131889576 gene encoding laminin subunit gamma-1-like isoform X2; the protein is MVHLWETHRSGPKTTPMWLTLWTGLVVGLAPTVKTSILDSQGTGSPCYALDAEGTQDLNQPQKCMPAFENVVFGKMVEVQPAQMTCGLRSRTEYCIQTHGIYRECDYCSDTEVDRRHPPNYLTDIHEDFNQTWWQSVTMLEDVHTVNVNLTVNLGKSYEITYVRLKFHSPRPASFAVYKKNRPNPAIPDENPDSGWIPWQYYSDTCRDTYKMPDSTSIIQPRDGKTKVNEDRALCTSTYSDMTPLTGGNVAFSTLEGRPSGYNFEYSPELQEWVTATDIRISLQRLNTFGDEVFGDPKVLRSYYYAITDYTVGGMCQCHGHATHCVNSTDDNMVTGSVCLCQHGTDGPNCETCLQDHWDVPWRSATSQSANECKPCDCNGWSNRCRFNEQLYQERGRGGECLDCEGNRDGPNCERCRINHFFSPIQDAFGRTPCEACNCDPTGSRNLQCSPEGQCECKPGVTGPKCDQCEANYWNFGSLGCQSCGCYPDGSANNNPNCDTMTGDCYCKQNVEGQRCDRCKAGHFHIDKGNEFGCTPCFCYGHTSECDLSGGFTQTVIRSDFSRSSEDWTSKEDQQDLPLKYDGINKYIGVQSSGYSSGPAYFLAPPGYLGDQRASYNQDLKFKLRINDVGPRPSVEDVIIEGGGAKTTRITLSITDQNNPQPSYEMQDYTYRLHENPEFGWSPRLSSKDFMAILANITGVMIRGTYVNHGVGFLDEIRLGSAQRGGSGSPATWIERCNCPEGYQGQFCQLCQQGYHHNSGGPFARCIPCSCNGHADICDAETGECACRDNTSGHNCERCKKGYYGNALAGNPDDCQPCPCPDGGACMEIYGNPESPICIECPIGRRGPRCELCEDGYFGDPMGRLGPVRPCLKCDCNNNVDSNAIGNCNSTTGECLRCIDNTDGFNCERCKSGFFGDALALKKPGDPPSCQPCQCYPVGTNHNDETFLPICNGFTGDCSCKPHVVGRDCDKCADGYFNLDSGIGCEACNCDTIGSFNASCHVQTGQCHCREGVTGPRCDMCLPYHFGFSQDGCKPCDCDPTGSTDLQCDLITGQCPCRDKVEGRQCDRCMENTRTKDTGGYGEKICEPCDDCYNLIEDATNEHRRNLAALDNLLQQIAENPEPVGGDFEYQLRQLQVTVKSTLADARINSQNEEGGTLRDRLENLRIKLEKVINLIMEADQEVQDAKNQGSEAQRDMMMAKDIVERAREGLKLAQRQLDTQGQEALRRAQERSKKFGEESEKMTAIAREARTLADGQVEDANEISSIARQAYDKSTEAYNLARDALEQQHRTANQITVLEVQIGDMGDKLRTVQSLASQTLRDSTEAYNEALNIYQQANSLEIPEVDNAQLEDQTVKVSKESKRIQDDATRLLYENGQLLTEAQDRRVQLEDLLRRADAQQRQIDEQLAEIDSHRARALDSVKTGNNVLKDAQNTLKTLKGFESEVSENEETARAAMENINDIENMIREAEEKTAKARNDMVGADISAKLALNVATDAQNIAGEASERAANISSQSEITLEQANGLADSARSLATKLAETKEVVESKEEIATEDEQAAILALSKANEAQQKAARANQKLAQAKKELEEIAAILSRVVEPEPGLLEELARRVEEAEEQFQAEDLDQRLKDLVSAKQRQATLLRYYSREVERLKSEMRSIREIRESLPDSCWNRIRLEP
- the LOC131889576 gene encoding laminin subunit gamma-1-like isoform X1 translates to MVHLWETHRSGPKTTPMWLTLWTGLVVGLAPTVKTSILDSQGTGSPCYALDAEGTQDLNQPQKCMPAFENVVFGKMVEVQPAQMTCGLRSRTEYCIQTHGIYRECDYCSDTEVDRRHPPNYLTDIHEDFNQTWWQSVTMLEDVHTVNVNLTVNLGKSYEITYVRLKFHSPRPASFAVYKKNRPNPAIPDENPDSGWIPWQYYSDTCRDTYKMPDSTSIIQPRDGKTKVNEDRALCTSTYSDMTPLTGGNVAFSTLEGRPSGYNFEYSPELQEWVTATDIRISLQRLNTFGDEVFGDPKVLRSYYYAITDYTVGGMCQCHGHATHCVNSTDDNMVTGSVCLCQHGTDGPNCETCLQDHWDVPWRSATSQSANECKPCDCNGWSNRCRFNEQLYQERGRGGECLDCEGNRDGPNCERCRINHFFSPIQDAFGRTPCEACNCDPTGSRNLQCSPEGQCECKPGVTGPKCDQCEANYWNFGSLGCQSCGCYPDGSANNNPNCDTMTGDCYCKQNVEGQRCDRCKAGHFHIDKGNEFGCTPCFCYGHTSECDLSGGFTQTVIRSDFSRSSEDWTSKEDQQDLPLKYDGINKYIGVQSSGYSSGPAYFLAPPGYLGDQRASYNQDLKFKLRINDVGPRPSVEDVIIEGGGAKTTRITLSITDQNNPQPSYEMQDYTYRLHENPEFGWSPRLSSKDFMAILANITGVMIRGTYVNHGVGFLDEIRLGSAQRGGSGSPATWIERCNCPEGYQGQFCQLCQQGYHHNSGGPFARCIPCSCNGHADICDAETGECACRDNTSGHNCERCKKGYYGNALAGNPDDCQPCPCPDGGACMEIYGNPESPICIECPIGRRGPRCELCEDGYFGDPMGRLGPVRPCLKCDCNNNVDSNAIGNCNSTTGECLRCIDNTDGFNCERCKSGFFGDALALKKPGDPPSCQPCQCYPVGTNHNDETFLPICNGFTGDCSCKPHVVGRDCDKCADGYFNLDSGIGCEACNCDTIGSFNASCHVQTGQCHCREGVTGPRCDMCLPYHFGFSQDGCKPCDCDPTGSTDLQCDLITGQCPCRDKVEGRQCDRCMENTRTKDTGGYGEKICEPCDDCYNLIEDATNEHRRNLAALDNLLQQIAENPEPVGGDFEYQLRQLQVTVKSTLADARINSQNEEGGTLRDRLENLRIKLEKVINLIMEADQEVQDAKNQGSEAQRDMMMAKDIVERAREGLKLAQRQLDTQGQEALRRAQERSKKFGEESEKMTAIAREARTLADGQVEDANEISSIARQAYDKSTEAYNLARDALEQQHRTANQITVLEVQIGDMGDKLRTVQSLASQTLRDSTEAYNEALNIYQQANSLEIPEVDNAQLEDQTVKVSKESKRIQDDATRLLYENGQLLTEAQDRRVQLEDLLRRADAQQRQIDEQLAEIDSHRARALDSVKTGNNVLKDAQNTLKTLKGFESEVSENEETARAAMENINDIENMIREAEEKTAKARNDMVGADISAKLALNVATDAQNIAGEASERAANISSQSEITLEQANGLADSARSLATKLAETKEVVESKEEIATEDEQAAILALSKANEAQQKAARANQKLAQAKKELEEIAAILSRVVEPEPGLLEELARRVEEAEEQFQAEDLDQRLKDLVSAKQRQTASVRDLERELNYLREESENIQAIRDSLPDFCPKSNELCLEDQC